A region of Procambarus clarkii isolate CNS0578487 chromosome 22, FALCON_Pclarkii_2.0, whole genome shotgun sequence DNA encodes the following proteins:
- the LOC138367509 gene encoding uncharacterized protein, which produces MTAYNHVWAALTAYNRVWAVMTAYNRVWAVMTAYNRVWAVMTAYNRVWAVMTAYNRVWAVMTAYNRVWTVMTAYNRVWTVMTAYNHVWAALTAYNRVWAVRTAYNRVWAVRTAYNRVWAVMTAYNRVWTIMTAIHRVRAILRLS; this is translated from the coding sequence ATGACCGCATACAACCACGTGTGGGCCGCCCTGACCGCCTACAACCGCGTGTGGGCCGTCATGACCGCATACAACCGCGTGTGGGCCGTCATGACCGCGTACAACCGCGTGTGGGCCGTCATGACCGCGTACAACCGCGTGTGGGCCGTCATGACCGCGTACAACCGCGTGTGGGCCGTCATGACCGCGTACAACCGCGTGTGGACCGTCATGACCGCGTACAACCGCGTGTGGACCGTCATGACCGCATACAACCACGTATGGGCCGCCCTGACCGCCTACAACCGCGTGTGGGCCGTCAGGACCGCGTACAACCGCGTGTGGGCCGTCAGGACCGCGTACAACCGCGTGTGGGCCGTCATGACCGCCTACAACCGCGTGTGGACCATCATGACCGCCATTCACCGCGtgagggctatcttgaggttatcttga